GAACCCTCGTGGGGTTGAAGCGAACAGTATTTCGACCGCGTCTGATGTTGTTGATGGTTTCAGACGAACCCTCGTGGGGTTGAAGCGGCTGCCGTCGACGGCGTCGCGGTAGGTGAGCGACCGTTTCAGACGAACCCTCGTGGGGTTGAAGCGGACGACGGGAAAAAGGACCCGACAGTCACCCTCGTTTCAGACGAACCCTCGTGGGGTTGAAGCGCCCAGTACAGTGAGACGTGCCCCGGCGTATACTCGCGTTTCAGACGAACCCTCGTGGGGTTGAAGCATACCTCATACTACGCCGCCATAACCTTTGAACCTCGTTTCAGACGAACCCTCGTGGGGTTGAAGCACGCGCTTTCGAGAGCGGCTCGCGGACAGATCGGACGTTTCAGACGAACCCTCGTGGGGTTGAAGCACCATGACGTTCACCTTCGAGGCCGCCGACGGCAGTAGTTTCAGACGAACCCTCGTGGGGTTGAAGCCAACTGCTGGATTTGGTACTGTCGTACAGAGTCCTCGTTTCAGACGAACCCTCGTGGGGTTGAAGAGCCCATACTGCTTTGAGTTTCGCGGCTATCTGAGTGGTTTCAGACGAATCCTCTACATCCCAAATCTTTCCGAACAGAAAGGTAGTGCTTTCTACGGACCCGTCAAAAGATGGTCAGTTTATGTGTGCGCTGACGCCGCAGGAAGTCTGCTAGGACTCAGTATCTACGCCTGTGTAGTAATATTGAGTGCAGTTTACAGCAGAGGGCGGCGGGGGGAAAGAGGGGATGTACGGGGATGGAGCGCGCGAGAGGACATGTCAGAGGGCACCCAGTTGGCTCCATCCCTAAGCGGGGATCGGGCGTGGGCGATGGTAGGCGGGCATGTCGGATACTTTTCGGGGACCGCCTCCGACTGGCGGCTATCTATGTCTACTGGCTGACCTGTACTAAAACCCCGCAGCGAGTTTCTGACTCAGAAACTTTGCTTCCAATTGATTCTGTCAAGGACAACGAACCAGCCGGTTTTCGTCTATCCAGACCCTCCACCGTTTCCGGAGCTTTCAGCGACGGAAGTTAGCTCAAGTTCTCTTTGGAATTACAGACTAGATTAGTAGTCGGAGAGGCCCGATTGAAGCAGGTTGTTATCGTCAGCCGTCGATTCGATGATATTCGCGAGTTCTTCGAAGCGAGTCGTTGAGAGGAGAACCTCAAGTACGGCTTGCAGCGGCACGTCAAGCTCATACTCGTGATACCGGCCAGCCGAGAGTCCCTCGTTCCGTTCATAGACGCTGATGAGCCCAAGCATATTCATATCCGAAAGATGGTCACGAACACGGCGTTCGCTCACGCTGTCGGTGTCGAGCCGGTCGCAAATCTTCACGTATCGCTCGTAAAGATTCCGAGAGCGGACAGGAACACTATCCAGTGCTTGGTAGTACGCGAGCGCACAGAGGACGGCATGTCCCTGTGTCGTGAGTTCCTGCATTCCCTCGTAGAGTTGATTCTTTTCCAGTTCGTCCTGAGCGTCTCGGACATGATCTTCGGTTACAGTGTCAGAATCAGCAGCTTGCGCGAGTTCGCCGGCTTCACGGAGCAGCCGGATTGCTTGTCGGGCCGATCCCGTGTCCTGCGCAGCAAAAGCTGCACAGAGCGGGACAGCGTCTTCTGATAAAACATCATTATAGAACGCTTTCTCGGCGCGCGGGTTCAGAATTGAGCGCAGTTGGTTCGCATCGTACGGCGGAAACAGAATCTCCTTTTCAGCGAGCGTGTCCTTGACCTTTGGTGAAAGATTGTCCCGGAACTGAAAGTCGTTGCTGATACCAACGATTACTGGACGGACATCGTTGACGTATCCATTCGATCGTGCCCGGGGAAGCCCGTAGAGGATGTCGTCAGAGTGTCCGATGTTATCAATTTCGTCCAAGACGATCACGACGGTCCCACCAAGCGCGTCGAGCTCTTCATACAGAATATCAAAGACCCGCTGCTGAGAGTAGCCGGTGGTACTGATTCGATCTTTGTTCTGTCCTCCACGTAGTTCATTGACAAGGGCAACAGCGACTTGGTAGGACGAGGATAAATTCTCGCAGCTGACCCAGACAGTCGAGAGCATGACGTCGTCATACTCAGCAGCGTCTTGCTCTAGATGCGACAACATAAATTTCGTCGCGACGGTCTTCCCTGTCCCCGTCTTGCCATACAGAAAAATGTTCGACGTCGGTCGGTTATCGATGATTGGTTGGAGGGCTCGCTGATATTTCTTGAGTTCCTTGTCCCGTTCGCGGATATCCTCGGGCTCATAAGAGTCGTCAAGAGGTTCCGCATCAGCGAACACCTGACGATCTCGTTGGAACATCCCCATGGTAGTCTGACATACAGCACAATATAATAAAGCCACCGCTTCCTTAGCTTCCGGAGCGTCCGGAGCTCGCCTATTTAAAAAGGATTGGCACACCACCAATTCCGGAGCTCCAGTTCTTTATATAACACACTCACTCCACCGTTTCCTAAGCTATGTCTAAAGCACCTAGTCTCCACCCAGCAATACTACTATATAAAGCAAAAGAACTAATACATATACTACGAAACAGTAACCGCAATACTACTAAAATAATCTTCTAGAACAGAGTATATTTAACACGATAGAAAAGAGATTGTGGAGTAACTGGAACTTCCGGCAATCTATACCGTTTCCCCTGTATCCCTCCATCCTTCTTTCGTGGATAGCTTCGGAAACAGTGGAGTGAGGGTTCCGATGATTATCCGGTCGAAAAAGCTCCGGAAATGGTGGAGTGTTCGTGGTACCTTACACTGTCTGTGTCAATGATATTTTCCGACCGTGTTCTCAACTTTGAGTTGTTTCCTCCTCTGAGTAGATGCTAAGACCCGTCATGTCAGCGACTCTCTGAGCAGTGGATAACTCCGGAGTAATCAAAGTAGATCAGTGTAATACAGATTAGCTCCGGAAACGGTGGAGGGGGTGATGGAGGTCCACCCCTTCCGTTGTTACTAAAACTGCGATAATCTCCCGATACTGGCGACTTTGGCGACGGTTGCTTCGGAAACGACGGAGGGACGTTTCCAGATTCAATAGAATTTTGTGTTCCTCTGGCGGGTGAGAGGATGACTGACCTCACACTCGGTACGTTCGGAGACGGAGATAGCGCCGACAACGACCACACTCCCGGCGCGGTGAGCATCGCTCGATGTGCGACGACGTGTCGCGCGCCCGATCGCGACGGAGCCAGTTGGGGGTCCCCAGACGTGGACTGGGGCCTCACAACGCAGCGGCCAGTGTCGACGATCAACACGTCGGCTAGTCGAGCACACAAGCAGCAAACTCGGTGGGTTGTCGACGGCGACGTCGGAGAGTACGTCGCAGAGTGCGGAAATGGCGACCTCATACAAATTCCAGCCACGTACGGCGATTTCGACTCAATCGACACACGAGTCACGTTCGTCGACGGACTTGCAGACAGCTACGGGTACGGGATCGACGCCCAAGCACTCGAAAAGGCACTTCGAGTCCTCACCGGCGGTGGGCGGTACACGGCGTCGAAATACTCAGCGATCCTGTGTGGGAAACAGCCGTGGATTCTGACGGGGCCGGAAGGCACACTCCTGTGCAGCTGTATGCCTGTCGAGCGGCCGGAATCTCCGCCCACACAGAAGCTTCGGACGCCGGAAACGACCCTGCAAATCGAGGAGCAGAACCAAGCAGTCCTCACCGGGGCCGCCGAATTTGCACACCTCCTGTCGGATTCGCTCGGTGTCAGTATCGAGACGATGGACTATCACTCAACAACTCGGGACGAGGCTCGCCACTCGTTCGTCGCAGAGGAAAACAAGTTCACGATCAAAGCCAGCGACTTGGCACAGTTGCACGGGTTGACCACTGATCCGTCTGTGATCCAAGCGACAGTCTGCCGTGGAGTCCAACCCCCCAACGGTGGCGACCCAGTCTCAGTCCAGTGGGACGGCCCCGAGCATCCAGTCGGATATCTCGATGAGGGAGACGTGGTCGCTGGCTACGAGTTTGCGTGGGAGCAGCCCGACGAGTCATTAGAGGATGTTGCCGTTGTTCGCGAGTATCGAATCACGCAGAACCACTCGCGGTGGACAGTCGACTACCGGACCCATCGACTCACGTCGGTAGTCCCTTAACTGGTTGTTGTGAGTACGGTGAACACATTCATGACGGCAGTGTCAGTACAGGCTGAGTGGGTATCGGAATTGAGCTTTCTGAGTGTGGTTCAAATCTGATAGCGATTATATCCTCCTTCATGTATGTAATGCATCGCACCAACCCAAGTGTTCCATTTTTCTTTCAAACTGGGGTTGTCCTCTCCCTCACGCACCTCCAACCTCGAAATCAAATAGTCAACATCCACGGACTGATCTTCAAGATCTTCAGAAAGGCTCCCCGATTCTAACAGATGCGCCATTTCATTAGCGACTGCTCGGCGATTTGAATCGTTAGCAGTTGGTTCTCTTTTTTTCAACTTTCGCAGAGCTTCCTCCTTGTATCCCATCATAAAGCGACAGAACCTCACAAAATAAAGTTTCTCCGTGGATGGAACCGGTCCTCAGTAAGCACACCTACACAGCAGCTGTTCCACCCTTCCTGATGGATACAGAAACGTATTCACAGCAGCTGTTCCACCCTTCCTGATGGATACAGAAACGTATTCACAGCAGGTGTGACATCGACGTCGCCAACGGTAGATTTTGTGGCCCCTCCGGGAAGTGGAGGGTAATCGAGATGTCACAGTCACCAGCGAGCAGCAGTACCGAGACAGCAACCACAGACGCCGAAACGGGCGTGTCAGAGAGAGCGGATGCCGAGAAACCAGCGGACGTGGATACTACGGATCTCCTGACGCTTGACGCCCCACAGTATCTCCAGGTGACTTCCTCACCCGCCGTGAACGGCGGGGCTTCCTACAAGGTCGGTAGCTGATTCTGAGGTTTCGGAACCATACGCCGAAAGGGTCGTCTGTCGGGGTTTCCGACTCGCCTCTCGATGTCCCGTGGTGCAGTCACAAGCACTCCCGTCCCGTGGCAAGTCATCGTCTGCCGGTTTCCAAGACAGACTCTCTCCCCACGGGTCTAAGCGGCTGGCTATGTTCGCCGCCGCGTTCAGATCGGCCTGATACTCCGTCACCCAACACTCGTCGTTTGTGCATCGAAACTCCGCCTGCGAGCCACGAGAACCGATGTGGCCGCACGCATGGCACGTTTGCGACGTGTGGTGGGAGTGGACGTATTCGACGGGGATACCAGCGTCTCGCGCTTTATTCTCTATACGGCCCTGCAATCGGGCGAAGGCCCATGCGTGAAGTCGCCGGTTCATGAATTTGCCGTAGTCCAGCGACTCACGGATGTACGTCAAGTCCTCAAGGACGATTACGGCGTCCTCGAAGCCACGGGCGTACTCGACGGCCCGCCGAGACGCCTTCTCGACAATATCAGTGAGCGCGTTCTGGTAGTGGTTGAATCGCTCGTCAATCCGCCACTCGGCGGCGTCTCGCTCTTGCAGTCGCTTGAGCGTCGTGTGCATCTCTTTCCGCAGGTGGCGAGCGCGGCCCCCGTCCACAAAGATCGGGTCAGTCGGTCCATCCTGCTCGAAGGCACAGCCCGCGAGTAGCATGGACTCGCCAATATCGAAGCCGACCGGCGTTGGGTCGTCCGGTGTCTTCAGCTCCGGTATCTCGTACTCGACGGTGACGTGTAGCTGCCACGATGTGCGGTGCTGGTGAAGTCGAAACTCCCCCACCGAAACGTCGCCGTCGAGAAGGTCCGTCCACAGGTCACGCTGATCGGGGTTGATACGCAGAGGTATCCAGAACGACGTGCCACGTCCAGCCTGCGGAACCTCCCAGCAAAATTCGTGGGTGCGCTCTGGTGAGTGGTCGAGCGCCCACCCTCGGTTGGTGAACCGTATCGGGTGGTCGTCGTCCAACTCCGAAGCGTTGTACGTGTCCCGCAGTTTCGGAACGTAGCTCTTGAGCGCGTCTTTCGCGTATGACGTGAGGTTGTACGGCGTGACCACATCGTTGACCGCCGTTTGCGTATCACAACCGCTCTCAAAGGCATCTTCGAGGGCGCGGCGATATGTCGCCACCGTCCGGTGAAGCCGTCGCTCTTTGTGCGCCGTAGGTGGCGCGAGCGTGGCTTCAAGCGTCTTGGTGGCGGTCCCCGTCATTGGACAACAGGTACTTATACCGTAACACACAAAAAACCCACGAACAATACACAGAAGTATGGGAACAGAGATTCGATTCGAGATAGACGACCGCGAGCAATTCGAGGCATTGAGGGACTTGAAAGACCGGCGTGGGTACACTTGGAAAGGGCTGATGTTGGAAGGCGCGAAGGCACTCGACACCGACGACGAGTTATGAACGTGGGACAGACAGGTAGCCGACGAGCGTGTGAGCGAACAGCTACTTGAACGCGATTCCTTCCCGCCGTGAACGGCGGGATTTCCTCGCTACAGCAAAGATGACCTACCGCCGAGCGATGAGTGACCTCATCGCCTTCGATCCTGCGGACGCCGAGGTAAAACTGGATTCATCGCTGGTCAAATCGGCCCACGCTGGCCTTCCAGACGGAACAAATCGGGTGTTGCGCGTCGGAGACGAAGTGCCGCTCGTGCTGAAATCGGAGTTCCCCGACGCTGATGGAGCGATGCAGTTCGTTATTGCACCGAAGCTCCCGAACTGACTCGGCTCCCCATTGTTTTGCGGAAACGGTGGTGTCTTAACCAACACCGACTGCCATACTTCTGTTCTGTTGGTTAACTCCGATTTTGTGTCCCCCAGTCGAGTGAGGGATTCCCTCTATGGACCCGACCGAAACAGTTCCAGACTACGAGCGTTTCGAGCGTGAACAGATCGCACAGGACCGCGACCGACAGCGTCCCGATACTGTCGAGATCGACGAGCCACGTGGCCGCGACGTAGTCACTCGTCTGCTTGCGGAGGGCGTGGTTGAGCCGATTCCAGAGCAAGAAGTCTTGCAGCACATCCCGTCCGGCAAGTGCTTCGACTCGGACTTGGCGCTGGTGTACTTCCACAAGGGCTGGGAGGCTGGAAGCGAGGAGTAGCCAACTCGCAGGCTAACCAACACACTGGCTCATATCCCACTCAGTGTTGGTTAGCGGCACGATTCCTTCTCACTGAGCTACAGCGTCGATTTTCTGTCCCCCAGTGGCAGTGCGGGGGCGTGCCCGAGAGTACGTCCCGGAAACAGACCAATGTCAACGCTACAGTCAGACACTCCAGAGCAGTCCAGTCAGCAGACCACTTGCACCTTCGACGATTCGGACTCCCGGGACGACGAGATACGCGAGCAGCTTGACTCGT
The Haloarcula sp. CBA1129 genome window above contains:
- a CDS encoding Cdc6/Cdc18 family protein; amino-acid sequence: MGMFQRDRQVFADAEPLDDSYEPEDIRERDKELKKYQRALQPIIDNRPTSNIFLYGKTGTGKTVATKFMLSHLEQDAAEYDDVMLSTVWVSCENLSSSYQVAVALVNELRGGQNKDRISTTGYSQQRVFDILYEELDALGGTVVIVLDEIDNIGHSDDILYGLPRARSNGYVNDVRPVIVGISNDFQFRDNLSPKVKDTLAEKEILFPPYDANQLRSILNPRAEKAFYNDVLSEDAVPLCAAFAAQDTGSARQAIRLLREAGELAQAADSDTVTEDHVRDAQDELEKNQLYEGMQELTTQGHAVLCALAYYQALDSVPVRSRNLYERYVKICDRLDTDSVSERRVRDHLSDMNMLGLISVYERNEGLSAGRYHEYELDVPLQAVLEVLLSTTRFEELANIIESTADDNNLLQSGLSDY
- a CDS encoding RNA-guided endonuclease TnpB family protein gives rise to the protein MTGTATKTLEATLAPPTAHKERRLHRTVATYRRALEDAFESGCDTQTAVNDVVTPYNLTSYAKDALKSYVPKLRDTYNASELDDDHPIRFTNRGWALDHSPERTHEFCWEVPQAGRGTSFWIPLRINPDQRDLWTDLLDGDVSVGEFRLHQHRTSWQLHVTVEYEIPELKTPDDPTPVGFDIGESMLLAGCAFEQDGPTDPIFVDGGRARHLRKEMHTTLKRLQERDAAEWRIDERFNHYQNALTDIVEKASRRAVEYARGFEDAVIVLEDLTYIRESLDYGKFMNRRLHAWAFARLQGRIENKARDAGIPVEYVHSHHTSQTCHACGHIGSRGSQAEFRCTNDECWVTEYQADLNAAANIASRLDPWGESLSWKPADDDLPRDGSACDCTTGHREASRKPRQTTLSAYGSETSESATDLVGSPAVHGG